The following coding sequences lie in one Microbacterium sp. XT11 genomic window:
- a CDS encoding isochorismatase family protein has product MSRALLIVDVQNDFTEDGALAVAGGDAVASAISAYLSEHAADYRVIVASRDWHDAEGDNGGHFSDTPDFVDTWPVHCVAGTSGADYDPLLVTDAVTHHVRKGQGRPAYSMFEGVTDEGRAVGEVLADAGILSADVVGIATDHCVRASALDAIAHGVQVHVFTDLVAGVGAESSAAALAELAHAGAELAESRSA; this is encoded by the coding sequence ATGAGCAGAGCTCTTCTCATCGTCGACGTCCAGAACGACTTCACCGAGGACGGCGCCCTTGCCGTGGCAGGCGGCGATGCCGTGGCTTCGGCCATCTCCGCGTACCTCTCCGAGCATGCCGCGGACTACCGCGTGATCGTCGCATCGCGCGACTGGCATGATGCCGAGGGGGACAACGGCGGCCATTTCTCGGACACCCCCGACTTCGTCGACACCTGGCCTGTGCACTGCGTGGCGGGTACTTCTGGTGCCGACTACGATCCGCTCCTGGTGACGGATGCCGTCACGCATCACGTGCGCAAGGGCCAGGGCCGCCCCGCCTACTCGATGTTCGAGGGCGTGACCGACGAGGGGCGGGCGGTCGGGGAGGTGCTCGCAGATGCGGGGATCCTCTCCGCCGACGTTGTCGGCATCGCGACGGATCACTGCGTTCGGGCATCCGCGCTCGACGCGATCGCGCACGGTGTGCAGGTGCACGTCTTCACCGATCTCGTTGCCGGTGTCGGCGCGGAATCGAGCGCTGCCGCTCTCGCGGAGCTCGCGCACGCGGGCGCGGAGCTGGCCGAGTCTCGCTCCGCATGA
- a CDS encoding SDR family oxidoreductase gives MRVFVTGSTGWIGSATVDELLANGHEVLGLVRSERSEAKLTAKGATALRGDLDRPETFHAGASEADAVVHLANKHDWADPDGNDRVQLGAVEAMLDALAGTAKPLVIANGLSGIVEGRAALETDASPAVGPRSDRAGTENLALDAVPRGIRSIAVRFAPSVHGRGDWGFVNWLAAAARRSGVSGYIGDGSAAWSAVHVTDAARLIRLGLEGAPAGARLHAVAEQAIATKGIAEALGEALGLPVTAIDPDDAAEHFGVVGHFFGQTMTGSSALTRERLGWEPVGPGLIEDILAGAYTID, from the coding sequence ATGCGCGTCTTCGTGACAGGTTCCACAGGATGGATCGGCTCGGCGACCGTGGATGAGCTGCTGGCGAACGGCCACGAGGTTCTCGGGCTGGTGCGCTCGGAGCGGTCGGAGGCGAAGCTCACCGCCAAGGGCGCAACGGCGTTGCGCGGCGATCTCGACCGGCCGGAGACATTCCACGCCGGAGCGAGCGAGGCTGACGCGGTCGTGCACCTGGCGAACAAGCATGATTGGGCCGATCCGGATGGCAACGACCGCGTTCAACTGGGTGCCGTGGAGGCCATGCTGGACGCGCTGGCAGGCACGGCGAAGCCCCTCGTCATCGCCAACGGTCTCTCCGGCATCGTCGAGGGCCGTGCGGCGCTCGAAACGGACGCGTCTCCGGCGGTGGGGCCCCGCTCGGACCGCGCAGGGACGGAGAACCTCGCGCTCGACGCCGTACCTCGAGGCATCCGCTCGATCGCCGTCCGGTTCGCTCCGAGCGTGCACGGACGGGGCGACTGGGGGTTCGTGAACTGGCTTGCTGCGGCAGCGCGTCGGTCCGGGGTCTCGGGATACATCGGCGACGGCTCGGCCGCGTGGTCGGCCGTGCATGTGACCGATGCCGCGCGCCTCATCCGGCTCGGGCTCGAAGGCGCTCCCGCAGGCGCTCGCTTGCACGCGGTCGCCGAACAGGCCATCGCCACCAAGGGCATCGCGGAAGCACTCGGTGAAGCGCTCGGCCTGCCGGTCACCGCGATCGATCCGGACGATGCGGCGGAGCACTTCGGCGTGGTCGGTCACTTCTTCGGGCAGACCATGACCGGCTCGAGCGCGCTCACTCGGGAGCGTCTCGGCTGGGAACCCGTGGGGCCGGGTCTCATCGAAGACATCCTCGCGGGCGCCTACACCATCGATTGA
- a CDS encoding SgcJ/EcaC family oxidoreductase — protein MDLETLPAGLADALDRIRDAWNAGDADAYAEQFTDDATYVIFAGLVSHGRTEIRDDHVPVFEKWQRGSRMSMRIIDVRMLGADAAVVVTEGGVGKREPVAHDKVQTFVFVRDGERWRCAAFQNTKRNRLLAAMNVREKKRLAAA, from the coding sequence ATGGACCTCGAAACCCTCCCCGCCGGCCTCGCTGACGCGCTCGATCGCATCCGCGACGCCTGGAACGCCGGCGACGCCGACGCATACGCCGAGCAGTTCACAGACGACGCGACCTACGTGATCTTCGCCGGCCTCGTGAGCCATGGGCGCACAGAGATCCGCGACGATCACGTTCCCGTGTTCGAGAAGTGGCAGCGCGGCTCGCGCATGTCGATGCGGATCATCGACGTGCGGATGCTCGGTGCCGACGCCGCCGTCGTGGTGACGGAGGGCGGAGTCGGCAAGCGCGAACCGGTCGCCCACGACAAGGTGCAGACCTTCGTCTTCGTGCGCGACGGCGAGCGGTGGCGGTGCGCAGCCTTCCAGAACACGAAGCGCAACCGCCTCCTCGCGGCGATGAACGTACGGGAGAAGAAGCGTCTCGCCGCCGCGTGA
- a CDS encoding CGNR zinc finger domain-containing protein has product MHLNPYGEYAVLLAASLANDWPDDRAAIERRTREFGVTMEFVEAEDDVVCTREVIDEWLRVVDAEPGRARAEILNDQLAAAAAYPRLTDHAGEGWHLHYRDDGQRLPFVLRALFSVGTALHLTTRGMSRLGRCQAEPCTNVVVDVTRNGRQRFCSVRCANRAAVRRHRARR; this is encoded by the coding sequence ATGCATCTCAACCCTTACGGGGAGTACGCGGTCCTGCTCGCGGCATCCCTTGCGAACGACTGGCCGGATGATCGCGCGGCCATCGAGCGGCGCACGCGCGAGTTCGGTGTGACCATGGAGTTCGTCGAGGCGGAGGATGACGTCGTCTGTACGCGCGAGGTCATCGATGAGTGGCTGCGCGTCGTGGATGCGGAGCCCGGTCGCGCACGCGCCGAGATCCTCAACGACCAGCTGGCCGCAGCAGCCGCCTACCCGCGGTTGACCGATCACGCCGGCGAGGGCTGGCACCTGCACTACCGCGACGACGGTCAGCGGCTCCCGTTCGTGCTGCGTGCGCTGTTCAGTGTCGGGACGGCGCTGCATCTCACCACGCGCGGCATGAGCCGACTCGGCCGATGCCAGGCCGAGCCGTGCACCAACGTCGTGGTGGACGTCACGCGCAACGGACGGCAGCGCTTCTGTTCGGTGCGATGCGCCAACCGCGCCGCCGTCCGTCGCCATCGCGCGCGGCGATAG
- a CDS encoding DNA-directed RNA polymerase subunit beta, with amino-acid sequence MPEQHHHRPVRRPTSAFDNIVGSHDPAEETRIAHATASALLTRVRADESGVSADRLVAYTAEHGIDEIAELWSKAPSRTLPGALWRLYLLQLAIHADPHTAALLYERGRVELSSADALIAGAPVPANPDEIVDLIDTILRGAFRGDFAVALDRAAAFCRVQSSGATHTADDYEATEPSRASDLTTRALRLSSYAQDLTAAAALWRMDALA; translated from the coding sequence ATGCCCGAGCAGCATCATCATCGGCCCGTGCGTCGTCCCACCAGCGCCTTCGACAACATCGTCGGCAGCCATGACCCCGCCGAGGAGACGCGCATCGCGCATGCCACAGCATCCGCTCTGCTCACTCGGGTGCGCGCGGACGAGAGCGGCGTGAGCGCGGACCGGCTTGTGGCGTACACGGCAGAGCACGGCATCGACGAGATCGCGGAGCTGTGGTCGAAGGCGCCGTCGCGCACGCTGCCGGGGGCGCTGTGGCGGCTGTACCTGCTGCAGCTGGCCATCCATGCCGATCCCCACACGGCCGCGCTGCTCTACGAGCGCGGACGGGTCGAATTGAGCTCGGCGGATGCGCTGATCGCAGGTGCGCCGGTGCCGGCGAATCCCGACGAGATCGTTGACTTGATCGACACGATCCTGCGCGGAGCGTTCCGTGGAGACTTCGCCGTCGCCCTCGACCGCGCCGCCGCGTTCTGCCGCGTGCAGTCGTCGGGCGCCACGCACACCGCCGACGATTACGAGGCGACGGAGCCCTCCCGCGCGAGCGACCTCACCACCCGTGCTCTGCGCCTCAGCAGCTACGCGCAGGACCTCACAGCCGCCGCAGCGCTGTGGCGCATGGATGCGCTGGCCTGA
- a CDS encoding aminodeoxychorismate lyase has translation MTRRSALMIDPVPADETRDDFADTFTEVDATAPALSVGELSTQRGDGVFESIGVIDGHAQEVVPHLERLAHSARLCDLPQPNLEQWRQAVQAAAALCGEGEAVIKLILSRGVEHGPTPTAWVTTAPAADFSAARTRGVSVVTLDRGYDLGAAERAPWLLLGAKTLSYAVNMAAIREAHRRGADDAVFVTTDGFVLEAPTASLILRLDGRFVTPAPNGGILHGTTQLSVYEHLSGRGFDAGYETIPASDLARADAAWLVSSVRLAAPITAIDGTPLPVDAELTADLNRYLLSPRD, from the coding sequence ATGACCAGGCGCTCCGCTCTGATGATCGATCCCGTGCCCGCCGACGAGACGCGCGACGACTTCGCCGACACCTTCACCGAGGTGGACGCCACCGCCCCGGCGTTGAGTGTCGGTGAGCTGAGCACACAGCGCGGCGACGGCGTGTTCGAGTCCATCGGCGTGATCGACGGCCATGCGCAGGAGGTCGTGCCGCATCTGGAGCGGCTAGCCCACTCGGCACGACTGTGCGACCTCCCGCAGCCCAACCTGGAGCAGTGGCGGCAGGCCGTGCAGGCGGCGGCAGCGCTGTGCGGCGAGGGAGAGGCTGTCATCAAGCTGATCCTCAGCCGTGGGGTCGAGCACGGTCCTACACCGACCGCGTGGGTGACGACCGCTCCGGCGGCCGACTTCTCTGCAGCACGGACGCGCGGGGTCAGCGTCGTCACGCTCGACCGGGGGTACGACCTCGGCGCGGCCGAGCGCGCTCCCTGGCTCCTGCTGGGCGCCAAGACGCTGTCGTACGCCGTGAACATGGCGGCGATCCGAGAGGCCCACCGCCGCGGCGCGGACGACGCCGTGTTCGTCACGACCGACGGTTTCGTGCTCGAAGCGCCGACAGCGTCGCTCATCCTCCGGCTGGACGGGCGATTCGTCACCCCGGCGCCCAACGGCGGCATCCTGCACGGCACGACGCAGCTGAGCGTCTATGAGCACCTCTCCGGCCGTGGTTTCGACGCAGGGTACGAGACGATTCCGGCATCCGATCTGGCGCGGGCGGATGCCGCATGGCTGGTGTCGAGCGTGCGTCTCGCCGCTCCCATCACGGCCATCGACGGCACGCCGCTGCCGGTCGACGCGGAGCTCACCGCAGACCTGAACCGATACCTGCTCTCGCCGCGAGACTAG
- a CDS encoding PadR family transcriptional regulator gives MSTPNREPGRAERDLAALTVLALLTAGPRHPYDIHRFVVETRKDFVRGVPRSIYHAVERLAKAHLIEPVGSEQEGGRPERTVYGLTEAGRSEARRRVSMLLSAPLADRTETVAALSYLGILGRDAGIAALRARLAATDAAIAALADDLEAAAGVPEILLIEGQFELDQLRAEREWFEQLVRRLESGELAWLPAHEGR, from the coding sequence ATGAGCACGCCGAATCGAGAGCCCGGCCGCGCGGAGCGCGACCTCGCGGCCCTGACCGTGCTCGCGCTGCTCACCGCGGGCCCGCGGCATCCGTATGACATCCACCGTTTCGTCGTCGAGACGCGCAAGGATTTCGTCCGCGGTGTACCGCGCAGCATCTATCACGCGGTCGAGCGGCTGGCGAAGGCCCATCTGATCGAGCCGGTAGGTTCCGAGCAGGAAGGCGGGCGTCCGGAGCGCACCGTCTACGGTCTCACCGAAGCCGGGCGCTCGGAGGCCCGTCGGCGGGTGTCGATGCTGCTGTCGGCGCCGCTGGCCGACCGCACCGAGACGGTCGCGGCGCTGTCGTACCTCGGCATCCTCGGTCGGGATGCCGGGATCGCGGCGCTGCGCGCCCGTCTGGCGGCGACGGATGCCGCGATCGCGGCTCTGGCCGACGACCTCGAGGCGGCGGCCGGGGTGCCCGAGATCCTCCTCATCGAAGGGCAGTTCGAGCTCGATCAGCTGCGCGCGGAGCGGGAGTGGTTCGAGCAGCTCGTGCGCCGGCTCGAGTCGGGTGAGCTCGCATGGCTCCCTGCGCATGAGGGGCGCTGA
- a CDS encoding DUF1697 domain-containing protein produces the protein MTRSVLLLRAVAVNGRNSVPMARLCVLLEPRLGEVSTYIASGNIICADPDDPDTTCAEVRALIAAEFGVDTPVIHRTHGELVSSIAAQPFEGEVEKLLHAMFLERQPPAGVVDGLRERLVPGERIALVGKDLWIDYAADGVHGTKLTTPVLDRALGVSGTARNLRTVRRLIELTA, from the coding sequence ATGACCCGCAGCGTCCTGCTCCTGCGTGCGGTCGCCGTCAACGGACGCAACAGTGTGCCCATGGCCAGGCTGTGCGTGCTGCTCGAACCCCGGCTGGGTGAGGTCTCGACCTACATCGCCAGCGGGAACATCATCTGCGCCGATCCGGACGACCCGGACACCACGTGCGCGGAGGTCAGGGCGCTCATCGCCGCCGAGTTCGGTGTGGACACTCCGGTGATCCACCGCACGCACGGCGAGCTCGTCTCGTCGATCGCCGCGCAGCCGTTCGAAGGGGAGGTCGAAAAGCTGTTGCACGCGATGTTCCTCGAGCGCCAACCCCCGGCCGGTGTCGTCGACGGCCTGCGCGAACGGCTCGTGCCGGGCGAGCGCATCGCCCTCGTGGGGAAGGATCTGTGGATCGACTACGCGGCCGACGGCGTACACGGGACGAAGCTCACCACGCCCGTGCTCGACCGGGCGCTGGGCGTCTCCGGCACGGCCCGTAATCTGCGCACCGTGCGGCGCCTGATCGAGCTCACCGCGTGA
- a CDS encoding type IV toxin-antitoxin system AbiEi family antitoxin domain-containing protein has translation MSFRSAAVALSHMGGMARTRELLTLGVTARELRRAVRAGEIVRPRQGLYALPDTALDHLHAAEHGGVPAAASAARLHGLWVLDDETVHVWMGPGGRRLSDCRSCCVHWSEGTVSAGRLPSVPRALLQLAQCAGEEPFFAALESALRQGLIDAAGLRWLRDALPRRWQWLVDFARSDADSGLESLVRLRLHRRGIAVATQVVVCGTGRVDLLIGDRLLIEIDGKENHAGPMHRHKDLVRDAMSAIWGYETLRFDFAMVIHEWDLVEDAIIAKITAGAHLWPR, from the coding sequence ATGTCTTTCCGTTCCGCCGCCGTCGCCCTGAGCCACATGGGCGGCATGGCCAGGACCAGGGAGCTTCTCACGCTCGGTGTGACCGCGAGAGAACTGCGTCGCGCCGTGCGCGCGGGCGAGATCGTGCGACCGCGCCAGGGGCTGTACGCGTTGCCCGATACGGCACTCGATCACCTCCACGCAGCCGAGCACGGGGGCGTGCCGGCCGCGGCATCCGCTGCTCGTCTCCACGGGCTCTGGGTGCTCGACGACGAGACCGTCCACGTGTGGATGGGGCCGGGAGGGCGGCGGTTGAGTGACTGTCGCTCCTGTTGCGTCCACTGGTCGGAGGGGACCGTATCCGCCGGTCGGTTGCCATCGGTGCCGCGAGCCCTGCTGCAGCTCGCGCAGTGCGCCGGCGAGGAGCCGTTCTTCGCGGCGCTCGAGTCCGCGCTACGCCAAGGTCTGATCGATGCCGCTGGACTCCGCTGGCTGCGCGACGCGCTCCCCCGCCGGTGGCAGTGGCTCGTGGACTTCGCGAGATCTGATGCGGACAGCGGGCTGGAGTCGCTGGTGCGGCTCCGGCTGCACCGCCGCGGCATCGCGGTTGCGACGCAGGTGGTCGTATGCGGCACAGGCAGAGTCGATCTGCTCATCGGCGACCGTCTGCTCATCGAGATCGACGGCAAGGAGAATCACGCCGGACCGATGCATCGCCACAAAGACCTGGTGCGCGACGCCATGTCGGCCATCTGGGGCTACGAGACGCTCCGGTTCGACTTCGCGATGGTGATCCATGAGTGGGACCTCGTGGAAGACGCGATCATCGCGAAGATCACGGCAGGAGCGCACCTGTGGCCGCGATGA
- a CDS encoding TetR/AcrR family transcriptional regulator, producing MVAEHGKVGRPRSEQARAAILHAVDDLVTELGYGAVTLKGIAERAGVSRQTIYRWWSTKAEILLEASAIDARQELDVASRNDPVDDLACYLDALIAFLTTSDAGRAYRALVGEAQHDASVRDLLRGTDPIGESAAVVIARAIPDADDSSRMPQATAALVGPIFFWVLSGRNPDDLDSRRLAAEFIRAATAPATGS from the coding sequence ATGGTCGCGGAACACGGGAAGGTCGGTCGACCGCGAAGCGAGCAGGCCCGCGCCGCGATCCTGCATGCCGTCGACGATCTCGTGACCGAGCTCGGCTACGGTGCGGTCACGCTCAAGGGCATCGCGGAACGGGCTGGCGTGTCGCGCCAGACCATTTACCGCTGGTGGTCGACCAAGGCCGAGATCCTCCTCGAAGCGAGTGCGATCGACGCACGGCAGGAGCTCGACGTTGCCAGCCGGAACGATCCGGTCGACGACCTCGCCTGTTACCTCGACGCGCTGATCGCCTTCCTGACCACCTCCGATGCCGGCAGGGCGTATCGAGCGCTCGTCGGCGAGGCGCAGCACGATGCATCCGTGCGAGACCTCCTGCGCGGCACCGACCCGATCGGAGAAAGCGCTGCGGTCGTCATCGCACGCGCCATCCCCGACGCGGACGACTCCAGCCGTATGCCGCAGGCGACCGCTGCTCTGGTCGGCCCGATCTTCTTCTGGGTTCTCAGCGGGCGCAACCCTGACGACCTCGATTCCCGCCGTCTCGCGGCTGAGTTCATCCGCGCGGCGACGGCACCTGCGACCGGGTCGTAG
- a CDS encoding type 1 glutamine amidotransferase domain-containing protein yields the protein MATLTGKRVAFLATDGFEDSELTSPWEAVQGAGAATTLVAPNEGAITGKNGHEQRVDLTASSASADDYDALVLPGGVVNADHLRLDQPSIDLARSFFTQHKPVGVICHGAWILIEAGVVDGRTLTSYPSLRTDLTNAGATWVDEEVVVDDGLVSSRTPDDLPAFNAKVVEEIAEGPHAGQTA from the coding sequence ATGGCGACTCTGACAGGAAAGCGCGTGGCATTCCTGGCGACGGACGGGTTCGAGGACAGTGAGCTCACGAGCCCCTGGGAGGCCGTGCAGGGGGCCGGCGCCGCGACGACCCTCGTCGCTCCGAACGAAGGGGCGATCACCGGCAAGAACGGGCATGAGCAGCGGGTCGACCTCACTGCCTCGTCAGCATCCGCCGACGACTACGACGCCCTCGTGCTCCCCGGCGGCGTGGTGAACGCCGATCACCTGCGTCTCGACCAGCCGTCGATCGACCTCGCACGGTCGTTCTTCACCCAGCACAAGCCCGTCGGCGTGATCTGCCATGGCGCATGGATCCTCATCGAGGCGGGTGTCGTCGACGGCCGCACCCTCACCAGCTACCCCAGCCTGAGGACCGATCTCACGAACGCGGGAGCGACCTGGGTCGACGAGGAGGTCGTCGTCGACGACGGGCTGGTCTCGAGCCGCACACCCGACGACCTGCCGGCGTTCAACGCCAAGGTCGTCGAGGAGATCGCCGAAGGCCCGCACGCAGGACAGACGGCCTGA